In Brassica napus cultivar Da-Ae unplaced genomic scaffold, Da-Ae ScsIHWf_528;HRSCAF=793, whole genome shotgun sequence, the following are encoded in one genomic region:
- the LOC106408730 gene encoding putative F-box protein At3g19560, which translates to MTRISDLSQDLIEEILSRVPLTSQRAARSTCKQWNGLYKDECFTKKHRGKAANDTMMIRVCNSRACLVSVDLQGVRKQKKGLFALSTEPIGQLNHITASDVYHCDGLLLCLHKKGMVKSDTVVWNPYLGQARWIKPSKFSSKFDRFLHHDNYGTTVEHEIFNFKSDSWRVLHLTPDWIIPYKGQGGLSLKGNTYFVAREGLGMRKYVICFDFTSERFRHCLDLESNYRNGETVILSAVREEQLAVLFYREDTNAIEIRITRKIEANEESWRTFLKVDVQPFMLSGMFSISPPCRSFFVDEKKKVAIICDNHFRRAYMIGEDNYFKIVAQGKTTQWPVVCSYVPSSVQIPKGPVHARGKRKVRDY; encoded by the exons ATGACAAGAATCTCTGATCTTTCACAAGATTTGATAGAGGAGATACTCTCTAGGGTTCCGTTAACTTCTCAGCGAGCGGCTAGATCCACTTGCAAACAATGGAACGGTTTATATAAAGATGAATGTTTTACAAAGAAGCACCGTGGTAAAGCAGCTAACGATACCATGATGATCAGGGTGTGTAATTCTAGGGCTTGTTTAGTGAGCGTCGATCTCCAGGGAGTCCGCAAGCAAAAAAAGGGCTTATTTGCTCTATCTACAGAGCCAATAGGTCAACTTAACCATATCACGGCATCTGACGTCTATCATTGTGATGGCTTATTGCTTTGCCTCCACAAAAAAGGTATGGTGAAGTCTGATACCGTGGTATGGAACCCGTATTTGGGACAAGCCAGGTGGATCAAACCCAGCAAATTTTCCTCAAAGTTCGATAG GTTTTTGCATCATGACAATTATGGTACTACTGTTGAGCACGAGATATTCAATTTTAAGTCTGATTCATGGAGGGTTCTTCATCTCACTCCTGACTGGATCATACCATATAAGGGTCAAGGAGGCTTGTCTTTGAAAGGAAATACTTACTTTGTTGCTCGGGAAGGGCTGGGAATGAGAAAATATGTAATCTGTTTTGATTTTACAAGTGAGAGATTTAGACATTGCCTTGATCTGGAATCTAACTACCGTAATGGAGAAACTGTGATTCTATCTGCTGTTAGAGAAGAACAGCTTGCAGTGTTATTTTACCGCGAGGATACAAATGCGATTGAGATACGGATTACAAGAAAGATTGAGGCCAATGAGGAGTCGTGGAGAACTTTCTTAAAAGTTGATGTGCAGCCGTTCATGCTCAGTGGAATGTTCTCGATTTCTCCTCCGTGTAGGAGTTTCTTCGTGGACGAGAAAAAGAAAGTGGCAATTATTTGTGATAATCACTTCAGAAGAGCTTACATGATTGGAGAGGATAATTACTTCAAAATAGTTGCTCAAGGAAAAACTACACAATGGCCGGTTGTGTGCTCTTATGTTCCGAGTTCGGTGCAGATTCCGAAAGGTCCAGTACATGCACGAGGCAAAAGGAAAGTACGGGATTATTAG